A genomic segment from Modestobacter roseus encodes:
- a CDS encoding PfkB family carbohydrate kinase: protein MSAPEGPAVVVGQVGRDLVLEVDRLPDGGGSVPARSRRELLGGKGANQAVAMQQLGLPAALVGVLGDDAAGDQVLAQAVRDGLWISGVARRRGGTTALLVDLVESGGTRRLVEDVPGSSLLTPDDVAAAGDLFGRAPAVVLQLQQPGPAVRAALELAPRGALTVADGAPPDEETATALLAGVQVLRADAVEAGAWVGGELAGLDDVRGAATELCHRGPRVVCLAAGEAGDLTVWRSRSGRVQEQLVPLQGESPVDPTGAGDTVVAALTVALLAGRDPGEAAWEAGVAAARTVSRLGGRPALDAADVQRAAGAARRPARR, encoded by the coding sequence GTGAGTGCTCCGGAGGGACCGGCGGTCGTCGTCGGGCAGGTGGGCCGTGACCTGGTCCTGGAGGTCGACCGGCTGCCCGACGGGGGTGGCAGCGTCCCGGCGCGCTCCCGCCGCGAGCTCCTCGGGGGCAAGGGCGCGAACCAGGCGGTGGCCATGCAGCAGCTGGGGCTCCCGGCCGCGCTGGTGGGCGTGCTGGGCGACGACGCAGCCGGTGACCAGGTGCTGGCCCAGGCGGTCCGGGACGGCCTGTGGATCTCCGGGGTGGCGCGCCGGCGCGGTGGGACGACCGCGCTGCTGGTCGACCTGGTCGAGTCCGGCGGCACCCGGCGGCTGGTCGAGGACGTGCCCGGCTCGAGCCTGCTGACCCCGGACGACGTGGCCGCCGCGGGTGACCTGTTCGGACGTGCCCCGGCGGTGGTGCTGCAGCTCCAGCAGCCCGGCCCGGCGGTGCGGGCGGCCCTGGAGCTGGCGCCGCGCGGTGCGCTGACCGTGGCCGACGGTGCCCCGCCGGACGAGGAGACCGCGACGGCGCTGCTGGCCGGTGTCCAGGTGCTCCGGGCGGACGCGGTGGAGGCCGGCGCGTGGGTGGGCGGTGAGCTGGCCGGCCTCGACGACGTCCGGGGAGCCGCCACCGAGCTGTGCCACCGGGGTCCGCGGGTCGTCTGCCTCGCCGCCGGCGAGGCGGGTGACCTGACCGTGTGGCGCTCGCGCAGCGGGCGGGTGCAGGAGCAGCTGGTCCCGCTCCAGGGCGAGTCCCCGGTCGACCCGACGGGTGCGGGCGACACGGTCGTCGCGGCGCTGACCGTGGCGCTGCTGGCCGGGCGGGACCCCGGCGAGGCGGCCTGGGAGGCCGGCGTCGCCGCGGCGCGCACCGTCTCCCGGCTGGGTGGCCGCCCGGCGCTGGACGCGGCGGACGTGCAGCGGGCGGCCGGCGCGGCACGTCGCCCGGCCCGGCGCTGA
- a CDS encoding NAD(P)H-hydrate dehydratase, with amino-acid sequence MIGLHTAEQVRTAERALMATLPPGTLMQRAATGLATVCLGLAGRAHGLRVVLLVGAGDNGGDALFAGAQLAGRGAQVTAVLLAPERAHASGLTAFRRAGGRVADDPARSGLDRADLVLDGIVGIGGSGGLRPAAADLAGQAAAGPGLLVAVDLPSGVAADTGEVPGEVFPAQHTVTFGAVKPGLVVGEGRRHAGQVHLVDIGLGPHLGDPAARQLTDADAAARIEPPSPDSDKYSGGVVGVVAGSATYPGAGVLCTGAALRTRPGLVRYAGTAADGVRASWPEAIVTSGRPGDAGRVQAWVVGPGMGTDDDARSVLAEVLATDLPVVVDADGLTMVADAPELVRDRTAPTVLTPHDREFARLFTWAGGSTGIGGDRMAAARRGAAELGCTVLLKGDATVIADAHGTTYVNGTGTPWLATAGTGDVLSGVLGAVLAQTPVTGLPAVEAAAAAAHLHGRAGQLAAADGPLIAGDLVRHLAEAVGRLYRGGAPA; translated from the coding sequence GTGATCGGGCTCCACACCGCCGAGCAGGTGCGGACGGCGGAGCGTGCGCTGATGGCGACGTTGCCGCCCGGCACGCTGATGCAGCGGGCCGCCACCGGGCTGGCGACGGTCTGCCTGGGGCTGGCCGGCCGGGCGCACGGGCTGCGGGTGGTGCTGCTCGTCGGTGCCGGTGACAACGGCGGGGACGCGCTGTTCGCCGGGGCCCAGCTGGCCGGCCGGGGAGCGCAGGTGACCGCCGTCCTGCTCGCCCCCGAGCGCGCCCACGCGTCGGGCCTGACCGCGTTCCGCCGGGCCGGGGGGCGGGTCGCCGACGACCCCGCGCGCAGCGGGCTGGACCGCGCCGACCTGGTCCTCGACGGGATCGTCGGCATCGGCGGCTCGGGCGGCCTGCGCCCGGCCGCCGCCGACCTGGCCGGGCAGGCGGCCGCCGGGCCCGGGCTGCTCGTCGCCGTCGACCTGCCCAGCGGGGTGGCCGCGGACACCGGCGAGGTGCCCGGGGAGGTGTTCCCCGCCCAGCACACGGTCACCTTCGGCGCGGTGAAGCCCGGACTGGTCGTCGGCGAGGGCCGCCGGCACGCCGGGCAGGTGCACCTGGTCGACATCGGCCTGGGGCCGCACCTGGGCGACCCGGCCGCGCGGCAGCTGACCGACGCCGACGCCGCGGCCCGGATCGAGCCGCCGTCGCCGGACAGCGACAAGTACAGCGGCGGGGTGGTCGGCGTCGTCGCGGGCTCGGCCACCTACCCCGGCGCCGGCGTGCTGTGCACGGGGGCCGCGCTGCGCACCCGTCCGGGGCTGGTCCGCTACGCCGGCACCGCCGCCGACGGCGTCCGGGCCTCCTGGCCGGAGGCGATCGTCACCTCCGGCCGCCCCGGGGACGCCGGCCGGGTGCAGGCCTGGGTGGTGGGCCCGGGCATGGGCACCGACGACGACGCGCGCAGCGTGCTCGCCGAGGTGCTCGCCACCGACCTGCCGGTCGTGGTGGACGCCGACGGGCTGACGATGGTCGCCGACGCCCCGGAGCTCGTCCGCGACCGCACCGCACCGACGGTGCTCACCCCGCACGACCGCGAGTTCGCCCGCCTGTTCACCTGGGCGGGCGGGTCGACCGGGATCGGCGGTGACCGGATGGCCGCCGCGCGTCGGGGTGCGGCCGAGCTGGGCTGCACGGTCCTGCTCAAGGGCGACGCGACCGTGATCGCCGACGCGCACGGGACCACGTACGTCAACGGCACCGGCACCCCCTGGCTGGCCACCGCCGGCACCGGCGACGTGCTGTCCGGGGTGCTCGGTGCGGTGCTGGCGCAGACGCCGGTCACCGGGCTGCCCGCGGTGGAGGCGGCCGCGGCCGCCGCCCACCTGCACGGCCGCGCCGGGCAGCTGGCCGCTGCCGACGGGCCGCTGATCGCCGGTGACCTGGTGCGCCACCTGGCGGAGGCCGTCGGCCGGCTGTACCGGGGCGGTGCCCCCGCCTGA
- a CDS encoding beta-class carbonic anhydrase produces the protein MSEIDRMLAANEEWLGEFPGPVPVAPARKVAVVACMDSRMPLFGLLGLAVGDAHVLRNAGGLVTEDTLRSLAVSQHLLGTRSVVLVHHTDCGLNKATEEQFRAAVEEATGVRPPWPAGAFTDLDGDVRESIRRIREAPYLVTEEIRGTVYDVATGRLREVA, from the coding sequence GTGAGCGAGATCGACCGGATGCTGGCGGCCAACGAGGAGTGGCTGGGCGAGTTCCCGGGGCCGGTCCCCGTGGCGCCCGCGCGCAAGGTGGCCGTCGTGGCCTGCATGGACTCCCGGATGCCGCTGTTCGGCCTGCTCGGCCTGGCGGTGGGCGACGCGCACGTGCTGCGCAACGCCGGCGGCCTGGTCACCGAGGACACCCTCCGGTCGCTGGCCGTCTCCCAGCACCTGCTCGGCACCCGGTCCGTCGTCCTGGTGCACCACACCGACTGCGGGCTGAACAAGGCCACCGAGGAGCAGTTCCGGGCCGCCGTCGAGGAGGCCACCGGGGTGCGCCCGCCGTGGCCCGCGGGCGCGTTCACCGACCTCGACGGCGACGTCCGGGAGTCGATCCGCCGCATCCGGGAGGCGCCGTACCTGGTGACCGAGGAGATCCGGGGCACCGTGTACGACGTCGCCACCGGGCGGCTGCGCGAGGTGGCCTGA
- the glmS gene encoding glutamine--fructose-6-phosphate transaminase (isomerizing) yields MCGIVGYVGPQNSLDVVLDGLRRLEYRGYDSAGVAVVADGRLSTAKKAGKLANLEKELAEEGLPAATIGLGHTRWATHGGPTDRNAHPHVSADGTVAVVHNGIIENFAALRAEIEATGVEFTSETDTEVVAHLLAATYRGLPAGPGRLAEAMRVVSRRLEGAFTLVAGHAAEPDTLVASRRNSPLVVGVGDGEYFLGSDVAAFIGHTRRALELGQDQVVEIDRTRGVTVTDFAGAPVEPTAYDVDWDAEAAEKGGYDWFMLKEIAEQPQAVADTLLGRLGENGELVLDEVRLSDQELRDIDKVFVVACGTAYHAGLIAKYAIEHWTRIPVEVELASEFRYRDPVLDRSTLVVVISQSGETMDTLMALRHARDQKARVLAICNANGSTIPRESDAVLYTHAGPEVAVASTKGFLTQVVACYLVGLFLAQVRGVKYADEVASIVDDLRELPAAVSQVLAGMEPVRELARSLATEDTLLFLGRHVGYPVALEGALKLKELAYIHAEGFAAGELKHGSIALIGPGTPVVVVVPSPRSRGSVHGKVVSNIQEVRARGARTIVVAEEGDDDVLPYADHLIRVPRTPTLLAPVVTTVPLQVLACEIADTRGLDVDQPRNLAKSVTVE; encoded by the coding sequence ATGTGCGGCATCGTGGGGTATGTGGGACCGCAGAACTCGCTGGACGTGGTCCTGGACGGACTCCGCCGGCTCGAGTACCGCGGTTACGACTCGGCCGGGGTCGCGGTCGTCGCCGACGGGCGGCTGAGCACCGCCAAGAAGGCCGGCAAGCTGGCCAACCTGGAGAAGGAGCTCGCCGAGGAGGGGCTGCCCGCCGCCACCATCGGCCTCGGCCACACCCGCTGGGCCACCCACGGCGGCCCGACCGACCGCAATGCGCACCCGCACGTCTCCGCCGACGGCACCGTCGCGGTGGTGCACAACGGCATCATCGAGAACTTCGCCGCGCTGCGCGCCGAGATCGAGGCGACCGGCGTCGAGTTCACCTCCGAGACCGACACCGAGGTCGTCGCCCACCTGCTGGCCGCCACCTACCGTGGCCTGCCCGCCGGCCCCGGGCGGCTCGCCGAGGCGATGCGCGTGGTCAGCCGTCGACTGGAGGGGGCCTTCACCCTCGTCGCCGGGCACGCGGCGGAGCCCGACACCCTCGTCGCCTCGCGGCGCAACAGCCCGCTCGTGGTCGGCGTCGGCGACGGCGAGTACTTCCTCGGCTCCGACGTCGCGGCCTTCATCGGCCACACCCGCCGGGCGCTCGAGCTCGGCCAGGACCAGGTCGTGGAGATCGACCGCACCCGCGGCGTCACGGTCACCGACTTCGCCGGCGCGCCGGTCGAGCCCACCGCCTACGACGTCGACTGGGACGCCGAGGCCGCCGAGAAGGGCGGCTACGACTGGTTCATGCTCAAGGAGATCGCCGAGCAGCCGCAGGCGGTCGCGGACACCCTGCTGGGCCGGCTCGGGGAGAACGGCGAGCTGGTGCTCGACGAGGTCCGCCTCTCCGACCAGGAACTGCGCGACATCGACAAGGTGTTCGTCGTCGCCTGCGGCACCGCGTACCACGCCGGCCTGATCGCCAAGTACGCCATCGAGCACTGGACCCGGATCCCGGTCGAGGTCGAGCTGGCCAGTGAGTTCCGCTACCGCGACCCGGTGCTGGACCGCTCGACGCTCGTCGTCGTCATCAGCCAGTCCGGCGAGACGATGGACACCCTCATGGCGCTGCGCCACGCCCGCGATCAGAAGGCCCGGGTGCTGGCCATCTGCAACGCGAACGGCTCGACCATCCCGCGGGAGTCCGACGCCGTCCTCTACACCCACGCCGGGCCGGAGGTCGCCGTCGCCTCGACCAAGGGCTTCCTGACCCAGGTGGTCGCCTGCTACCTGGTCGGGTTGTTCCTCGCCCAGGTCCGCGGGGTGAAGTACGCCGACGAGGTCGCCTCCATCGTCGACGACCTGCGGGAGCTGCCGGCTGCGGTGTCCCAGGTGCTCGCCGGGATGGAGCCGGTGCGCGAGCTGGCCCGGTCGCTGGCCACCGAGGACACGTTGCTGTTCCTCGGCCGGCACGTGGGGTACCCGGTGGCGCTCGAGGGCGCGCTCAAGCTCAAGGAGCTGGCCTACATCCACGCCGAGGGCTTCGCCGCCGGTGAGCTCAAGCACGGGTCGATCGCGCTGATCGGGCCGGGCACGCCGGTGGTCGTCGTCGTGCCCTCGCCGCGCAGCCGCGGGTCGGTGCACGGCAAGGTGGTCTCCAACATCCAGGAGGTCCGCGCCCGCGGTGCGCGGACGATCGTCGTCGCCGAGGAGGGCGACGACGACGTGCTGCCCTACGCCGACCACCTGATCCGGGTGCCGCGCACGCCGACGCTGCTGGCTCCGGTGGTCACCACCGTGCCGCTGCAGGTGCTGGCCTGCGAGATCGCCGACACCCGGGGTCTGGACGTCGACCAGCCGCGCAACCTGGCGAAGTCCGTCACGGTCGAATGA
- a CDS encoding holo-ACP synthase translates to MIIGVGIDVCPVERFAASLQRTPALRDRLFTAAEQRTPAGAERTGESLAARFAAKEALAKALGAPGDLQWHDAEVVVGERGRPHLEVRGTVARRAAELGVTHWHVSLSHDGGIASAVVIAEGVL, encoded by the coding sequence GTGATCATCGGGGTCGGCATCGACGTGTGCCCGGTCGAGCGGTTCGCCGCGTCCTTGCAGCGGACGCCGGCACTCCGGGACCGGCTGTTCACCGCCGCCGAGCAGCGCACGCCCGCAGGCGCGGAGCGCACCGGGGAGTCGCTGGCCGCCCGCTTCGCCGCCAAGGAGGCGCTGGCCAAGGCGCTCGGTGCCCCCGGCGACCTGCAGTGGCACGACGCGGAGGTCGTCGTGGGGGAGCGGGGCCGGCCGCACCTGGAGGTGCGCGGCACCGTCGCCCGGCGGGCGGCGGAGCTGGGCGTCACCCACTGGCACGTGTCGTTGAGCCACGACGGGGGCATCGCCTCTGCCGTGGTCATCGCCGAGGGTGTTCTGTGA
- the rpsI gene encoding 30S ribosomal protein S9, translated as MTTALSVTDADGRPVQTVGRRKEAIVRVRLLPGTGQFRLNGRSIEEYFPNKVHQQLIREPFVILEKAEQYDVVGILHGGGVSGQAGALRLAIARALIEVEPDDRPTLKKAGFLTRDPRVTERKKYGLKKARKAPQYSKR; from the coding sequence ATGACCACGGCACTGTCCGTGACCGACGCCGACGGGCGTCCGGTGCAGACCGTCGGCCGCCGCAAGGAGGCCATCGTCCGGGTGCGCCTGCTCCCCGGCACCGGCCAGTTCCGGCTCAACGGCCGCTCCATCGAGGAGTACTTCCCCAACAAGGTCCACCAGCAGCTCATCCGTGAGCCGTTCGTGATCCTGGAGAAGGCCGAGCAGTACGACGTCGTCGGCATCCTGCACGGCGGCGGTGTCAGCGGTCAGGCCGGTGCCCTGCGCCTGGCGATCGCCCGCGCCCTCATCGAGGTCGAGCCCGACGACCGCCCGACCTTGAAGAAGGCCGGCTTCCTGACCCGTGACCCCCGGGTCACCGAGCGCAAGAAGTACGGCCTGAAGAAGGCCCGCAAGGCCCCGCAGTACTCCAAGCGCTGA
- the glp gene encoding gephyrin-like molybdotransferase Glp, whose amino-acid sequence MRTVEEHQAVVRGLLAPLPIEDVPLGAAAGRVLAADLPALVSLPGFTNSAMDGYAARHAEVGTAGEATPVRLRVAADIPAGRSDVPVLEPGTVHRIMTGAPLPAGADVVVPVERTDGATDVVTITGSPAVGAHLRHTGEDIRAGEIALRAGTPLGAAQLGLAAAVGHAVLPVRRRPRVLVLSTGSELVEPGRPLLPGQIYESNSVLLATAVEAAGGEARTLHFVPDDVEQFLTAVRAELADADLLVTSGGVSAGAYEVVKDAFRELGTVEFGKVAMQPGGPQGAGTVDGVPVVTLPGNPVSSFVSFEVFVRPALRRALGHSDPDRLRTTARLTTPLRSPAGRRQFLRGRFDAGSVSQVGGPGSHLVAHLARANCLVVIPEDVTELPTGAEVTVVLIEGALQ is encoded by the coding sequence GTGCGCACGGTCGAGGAACACCAGGCGGTGGTGCGCGGCCTGCTGGCCCCGCTGCCGATCGAGGACGTCCCGCTGGGCGCGGCGGCCGGGCGGGTGCTCGCCGCCGACCTGCCGGCGCTGGTCTCCCTGCCCGGCTTCACCAACTCGGCGATGGACGGCTACGCGGCCCGGCACGCCGAGGTGGGCACCGCGGGCGAGGCGACCCCGGTGCGGCTCCGGGTCGCCGCCGACATCCCGGCCGGGCGCAGCGACGTGCCGGTCCTCGAACCGGGCACCGTGCACCGGATCATGACCGGGGCCCCGCTGCCGGCCGGCGCCGACGTCGTCGTCCCGGTCGAGCGCACCGACGGCGCCACCGACGTCGTCACCATCACCGGCTCCCCCGCCGTCGGGGCGCACCTGCGGCACACCGGGGAGGACATCCGCGCGGGCGAGATCGCCCTGCGGGCCGGCACCCCGCTCGGCGCCGCCCAGCTGGGCCTGGCCGCCGCGGTCGGGCACGCCGTGCTGCCCGTGCGCCGCCGACCGCGGGTGCTGGTGCTCTCCACCGGCAGCGAGCTCGTCGAGCCCGGCCGGCCGCTCCTGCCGGGGCAGATCTACGAGTCCAACTCCGTGCTGCTGGCCACGGCGGTCGAGGCCGCCGGCGGCGAGGCCCGCACCCTGCACTTCGTCCCCGACGACGTCGAGCAGTTCCTGACCGCCGTCCGGGCCGAGCTGGCGGACGCCGACCTGCTGGTGACCAGCGGCGGGGTGAGCGCCGGCGCCTACGAGGTGGTCAAGGACGCCTTCCGCGAGCTGGGCACCGTCGAGTTCGGCAAGGTGGCGATGCAGCCCGGCGGGCCCCAGGGCGCCGGCACGGTCGACGGGGTCCCGGTGGTGACCCTGCCGGGCAACCCGGTGAGCTCGTTCGTGTCCTTCGAGGTGTTCGTGCGGCCGGCGCTGCGCCGGGCCCTGGGCCACAGCGACCCCGACCGGCTGCGCACCACCGCCCGCCTCACCACACCGCTGCGCTCCCCCGCCGGACGGCGCCAGTTCCTCCGCGGCCGCTTCGACGCCGGCTCGGTGTCCCAGGTCGGCGGCCCCGGCTCGCACCTGGTCGCCCACCTGGCCCGGGCCAACTGCCTGGTCGTCATCCCCGAGGACGTCACCGAGCTGCCCACGGGCGCCGAGGTGACCGTCGTCCTGATCGAAGGAGCACTCCAGTGA
- the rplM gene encoding 50S ribosomal protein L13 has product MRTYSPKPGDITRAWHVIDATDVVLGRLASQTAQLLRGKHKPQFAPHVDAGDFVVIVNAGKVALTGSKRDDKIAYRHSGHPGGLKRTNVGDELRTRPDRVVERAVKGMLPHNSLGRQMLSKLKVYAGPEHPHAAQQPQTYEIKQVAQ; this is encoded by the coding sequence GTGCGCACGTACAGCCCCAAGCCCGGTGACATCACCCGGGCGTGGCACGTCATCGACGCCACCGACGTGGTGCTCGGTCGACTGGCCAGCCAGACCGCGCAGCTGCTGCGCGGCAAGCACAAGCCCCAGTTCGCCCCGCACGTGGACGCCGGTGACTTCGTCGTCATCGTCAACGCGGGCAAGGTGGCGCTGACCGGCTCCAAGCGCGACGACAAGATCGCCTACCGCCACTCGGGTCACCCGGGTGGCCTCAAGCGCACCAACGTCGGCGACGAGCTCCGGACCCGCCCCGACCGCGTGGTCGAGCGCGCCGTCAAGGGGATGCTGCCGCACAACTCGCTGGGCCGGCAGATGCTCTCCAAGCTCAAGGTCTACGCCGGGCCCGAGCACCCGCACGCCGCCCAGCAGCCCCAGACCTACGAGATCAAGCAGGTGGCCCAGTGA
- the fdhD gene encoding formate dehydrogenase accessory sulfurtransferase FdhD, whose protein sequence is MGRVTSRTPVLRIRGDLHSQRPDTVASEEPLEIRLGGTPLAVTMRTPGDDFDLVHGFLATEGVIRSTDDLAGLRYCNSVDDAGRNTYNVVDVDLAPGVEAPDTALDRNFYTSSSCGVCGKASIDAIRTRTSYDIAGDGARLTLETLLALPDRLRAAQQVFDKTGGLHAAGLFTLDGELVALREDVGRHNAVDKVIGNAVREGRVPLSGHVLMVSGRSSFELTQKAAMAGIPVLAAVSAPSSLAVELAQQFGMTLIGFLRGDGCNVYTHPERLELG, encoded by the coding sequence GTGGGACGAGTCACCAGCCGGACCCCGGTGCTGCGCATCCGGGGCGACCTGCACAGCCAGCGCCCGGACACCGTCGCCTCGGAGGAGCCGTTGGAGATCCGCCTGGGCGGAACCCCGCTGGCGGTCACCATGCGCACCCCGGGGGACGACTTCGACCTGGTGCACGGCTTCCTGGCCACCGAGGGCGTCATCCGCAGCACCGACGACCTGGCCGGGTTGCGGTACTGCAACTCCGTGGACGACGCGGGGCGCAACACCTACAACGTCGTCGACGTCGACCTGGCGCCCGGCGTCGAGGCCCCGGACACCGCCCTGGACCGGAACTTCTACACCTCCAGCTCCTGCGGGGTGTGCGGCAAGGCGAGCATCGACGCGATCCGCACCCGCACCAGCTACGACATCGCCGGGGACGGCGCCCGGCTCACCCTGGAGACGTTGCTGGCGCTCCCCGACCGGCTCCGGGCGGCGCAGCAGGTGTTCGACAAGACCGGTGGCCTGCACGCCGCCGGCCTGTTCACCCTCGACGGTGAGCTGGTCGCGCTGCGCGAGGACGTGGGCCGGCACAACGCGGTGGACAAGGTGATCGGCAACGCCGTCCGCGAGGGGCGGGTGCCGCTGTCCGGGCACGTGCTCATGGTCAGCGGGCGGTCGTCGTTCGAGCTGACCCAGAAGGCGGCGATGGCCGGGATCCCCGTGCTGGCCGCGGTGTCGGCCCCCAGCTCGCTGGCGGTGGAGCTGGCCCAGCAGTTCGGCATGACCCTGATCGGCTTCCTCCGCGGCGACGGCTGCAACGTCTACACCCACCCCGAGCGGTTGGAGTTGGGGTGA
- a CDS encoding MogA/MoaB family molybdenum cofactor biosynthesis protein, translated as MTAAELPADALAVVVTASNRAAFGVYADRSGQALADGLRELGFTVQGPHVRPDDVAELEVVLREAVAAGADVVLTTGGTGLTPTDVTPEATRAVLEREAPGIAEAIRRYGQDQVPTSVLSRGLAGTCSRTLIVNLPGSTGGVRDGLAVLGPLLPHVVSQLRGGDH; from the coding sequence ATGACCGCCGCCGAGCTGCCCGCCGACGCCCTCGCCGTCGTCGTCACCGCCTCCAACCGGGCCGCGTTCGGCGTCTACGCCGACCGCAGCGGCCAGGCGCTCGCCGACGGGCTGCGGGAACTCGGCTTCACGGTGCAGGGCCCGCACGTGCGCCCGGACGACGTCGCCGAGCTCGAGGTCGTCCTCCGGGAGGCGGTGGCCGCCGGCGCCGACGTCGTCCTCACCACCGGCGGCACCGGCCTGACCCCCACCGACGTGACGCCGGAGGCCACCCGCGCGGTCCTCGAGCGGGAGGCGCCGGGCATCGCCGAGGCGATCCGCCGGTACGGCCAGGACCAGGTGCCGACGTCGGTGCTGTCCCGCGGCCTGGCGGGCACCTGCAGCCGCACGCTGATCGTGAACCTGCCGGGCTCGACCGGCGGCGTCCGCGACGGGCTCGCCGTGCTGGGCCCGCTGCTGCCGCACGTCGTCAGCCAGCTCCGCGGCGGCGATCACTGA
- the moaC gene encoding cyclic pyranopterin monophosphate synthase MoaC, with protein MTEPRLTHLDESGAARMVDVTQKAVTARTATAAGRVLVGPDVVALLRGGGVPKGDAIATARIAGIAGAKRTPDLVPLCHPIALHGVTVDLEVTDDAVEITATARTADRTGVEMEALTAVTVAGLTMIDMVKAVDKRASLTDVRLLSKTGGKSGDFTR; from the coding sequence GTGACCGAACCGCGGCTCACCCACCTGGACGAGTCCGGCGCCGCCCGGATGGTCGACGTCACGCAGAAGGCGGTCACCGCCCGCACCGCGACCGCGGCCGGCCGGGTGCTGGTCGGCCCCGACGTCGTCGCCCTGCTGCGCGGCGGGGGCGTGCCCAAGGGCGACGCGATCGCCACCGCGCGGATCGCCGGCATCGCCGGGGCCAAGCGGACGCCGGACCTGGTGCCGCTGTGCCACCCGATCGCGCTGCACGGGGTGACCGTCGACCTGGAGGTCACCGACGACGCGGTGGAGATCACCGCGACCGCCCGCACCGCCGACCGCACCGGCGTGGAGATGGAGGCGCTCACCGCGGTCACCGTCGCCGGGCTCACGATGATCGACATGGTCAAGGCCGTCGACAAGCGCGCCTCCCTCACCGACGTGCGCCTGCTGTCGAAGACCGGCGGCAAGAGCGGGGACTTCACCCGATGA
- the glmM gene encoding phosphoglucosamine mutase — protein MGCLFGTDGVRGRANADLTPELALSVARAAASVLADRDGTSRPVAVVGRDPRASGEMLEAAVVAGLASAGAEVLRVGVLPTPAIAHLTGRTDADLGVMLSASHNPMPDNGIKLFSRGGHKLPDAVEAAIERRVTGAEGDDHRPTGGGIGRVRELAGAAEDYTAHVLSALREPLRGLRVVVDCAHGAAYRCAPEVYRRAGAQVHVIGGEPDGWNINDGIGSTHLEPLIAEVARRGADIGIAHDGDADRCLAVTAEGQVVDGDAILAICALALHESGNLTDDTVVATVMSNLGFHHTMRDAGIGVHTTAVGDRYVLEALRSRGLSLGGEQSGHLVFLDWATTGDGLLTGLALLSRMSATGASLAELASVVRRLPQTLVNVPVTDRLAVVESDEVAQAVNAVEAELGDSGRVLLRPSGTEQLVRVMVEAPTQEEADATAARLAAVVAATG, from the coding sequence ATGGGTTGCCTCTTCGGCACCGACGGCGTCCGGGGCCGGGCGAACGCCGACCTGACGCCGGAACTGGCCCTCTCGGTGGCCCGAGCGGCCGCCAGCGTGCTCGCCGACCGCGACGGGACCTCGCGTCCCGTCGCGGTCGTCGGCCGTGACCCCCGGGCGAGCGGGGAGATGCTCGAGGCCGCGGTGGTGGCGGGGCTGGCCAGCGCCGGTGCCGAGGTGCTGCGGGTGGGCGTGCTGCCCACCCCGGCCATCGCGCACCTGACCGGGCGCACCGACGCCGACCTCGGCGTGATGCTCTCGGCCAGCCACAACCCGATGCCCGACAACGGCATCAAGCTGTTCAGCCGCGGTGGGCACAAGCTGCCCGACGCGGTCGAGGCGGCGATCGAGCGCCGGGTCACCGGTGCCGAGGGCGACGACCACCGCCCGACCGGCGGTGGGATCGGCCGCGTCCGCGAGCTGGCCGGTGCCGCCGAGGACTACACCGCCCACGTGCTCTCCGCTCTGCGTGAGCCGCTGCGCGGGCTCCGCGTCGTCGTCGACTGCGCCCACGGCGCCGCCTACCGCTGCGCCCCCGAGGTCTACCGCCGGGCCGGGGCGCAGGTGCACGTCATCGGCGGCGAGCCCGACGGCTGGAACATCAACGACGGCATCGGCTCCACCCACCTCGAGCCGCTGATCGCCGAGGTGGCCCGCCGTGGCGCGGACATCGGCATCGCCCACGACGGCGACGCCGACCGCTGCCTGGCGGTCACCGCCGAGGGGCAGGTGGTCGACGGCGATGCGATCCTCGCCATCTGCGCGCTCGCGCTGCACGAGAGCGGCAACCTCACCGACGACACGGTCGTGGCCACGGTGATGAGCAACCTCGGCTTCCACCACACGATGCGCGACGCGGGCATCGGGGTGCACACCACCGCCGTCGGCGACCGCTACGTGCTGGAGGCGCTGCGCTCGCGGGGCCTGTCCCTGGGCGGCGAGCAGAGCGGTCACCTGGTCTTCCTCGACTGGGCCACCACCGGCGACGGCCTGCTCACCGGGCTGGCCCTGCTGTCCCGGATGAGCGCGACCGGGGCATCGCTGGCCGAGCTGGCCTCCGTCGTCCGGCGGCTGCCGCAGACGCTGGTCAACGTGCCGGTCACCGACCGGCTGGCCGTCGTGGAGAGCGACGAGGTCGCCCAGGCGGTGAACGCGGTCGAGGCCGAGCTCGGTGACTCAGGCCGGGTGCTGCTGCGCCCCTCGGGCACCGAGCAGCTGGTCCGGGTGATGGTCGAGGCCCCCACCCAGGAGGAGGCCGACGCCACCGCCGCCCGGCTCGCCGCGGTGGTCGCCGCCACCGGGTGA